In the Kaistella sp. 97-N-M2 genome, one interval contains:
- a CDS encoding FUSC family membrane protein has product MNYATELKKFATSQYIYSAVRITLAIVVPSIILAHFGLLKEYFLFPLATSFVGLTDQPGPFIRRRNSLILAIICFFSVAVIASFLKDYPPLVYVEIIFFGLFFSMMGVYGQRLAAVGSLSLVVMAIFIDGHLTGTNIIKSSLIFLAGSVGYLLVFLVVSKIQPYKLAGQMIGENYLMLADYLTIKSKFYLNNPDFTELYSQIIAEQIKIKNLQEETRETVFKTRKIVNESTTTSRLLMLMFLNSIDLHEKLMTSDSDYKKIQESFSETGFLKSISEYLEKIADELSNIGIALQSGSKAKPLRNIDVALQKLFEEYFDLRTKNLTPENLENFMVMRLILVRITDITDEIRTIYKVFVQDQKLAKSLSTGLDLEKFLPSTQKLNIKVYWSNFSLESSQFRHSIRIVLALLIGYLFSKFDFIGIGHAYWILITVLAIMRPAYSTTKHRNLLRLYGTVAGAVIAYIFLFGITSPAVLFAILLLSMILCFSFLKANYFWAVLFMTIYIFLTFNFLKPGNVNLIFKDRILDTVIGGIVAFGVSYFILPVWEHTQNLELMKKAAKSNLEYFKAVMDFFKNHNRILEEYKLKRKNAVINLANLSDNFQRMISDPKNQQKKMEHIHQFVNTSHLITAYIASFSQYSRSAADYPEIDFKSWNRKIFAELTRTSLILDQKEFNQQIADESALHPEDSVEKLLEIRRNELVENEISNRRDPNRVTHLTELMNLQEILELIYDAAKEQRKVVEKLAPEIQSTIVMQ; this is encoded by the coding sequence ATGAACTACGCCACAGAACTTAAAAAATTTGCCACCAGCCAGTACATCTATTCTGCAGTGCGAATTACCCTGGCAATCGTAGTTCCGAGCATCATTTTAGCTCATTTTGGTTTGTTGAAGGAATATTTTCTTTTTCCCCTCGCGACAAGTTTTGTTGGGCTGACGGATCAGCCGGGCCCGTTTATACGTCGCCGAAACTCCCTGATTTTAGCCATAATTTGTTTCTTTTCCGTTGCGGTGATCGCAAGTTTTCTGAAAGATTATCCGCCTTTGGTGTATGTAGAAATCATTTTCTTTGGTCTTTTTTTCTCCATGATGGGCGTTTACGGTCAGCGGTTAGCTGCAGTTGGTTCGCTCTCGCTCGTGGTTATGGCTATTTTTATCGACGGTCATTTAACCGGGACGAATATAATTAAAAGTTCCCTTATTTTCTTGGCAGGATCCGTCGGTTATCTGCTCGTCTTTCTTGTCGTTTCAAAGATTCAGCCGTACAAATTGGCGGGGCAAATGATTGGAGAAAATTATTTAATGCTTGCGGATTATTTGACCATTAAGTCTAAATTCTATTTAAATAATCCAGATTTTACCGAATTGTACTCGCAGATTATCGCCGAACAGATTAAAATTAAAAATCTACAGGAAGAAACGCGCGAAACCGTTTTTAAAACCCGGAAAATCGTCAACGAATCCACCACCACAAGCCGTTTATTGATGTTGATGTTTCTAAACTCCATCGATCTGCACGAAAAACTAATGACGTCGGACAGTGACTACAAAAAAATTCAGGAAAGTTTCAGCGAAACAGGCTTTTTAAAATCGATCAGCGAATATCTCGAAAAGATCGCGGACGAACTCAGCAATATTGGAATTGCCCTGCAAAGTGGCTCCAAAGCAAAACCGCTGCGAAATATCGATGTAGCACTACAAAAATTATTTGAAGAATATTTCGATTTGCGGACCAAAAACCTAACGCCCGAAAATCTGGAAAACTTCATGGTTATGAGATTAATCCTGGTGCGGATAACTGATATCACGGACGAGATCAGAACTATTTACAAAGTTTTTGTTCAGGATCAAAAGCTTGCGAAAAGTCTGTCAACGGGCTTAGATCTGGAAAAATTTCTACCGAGTACTCAAAAACTAAACATCAAAGTTTATTGGAGTAACTTTTCTCTGGAATCTTCGCAGTTCCGGCATTCCATACGGATTGTTCTTGCGCTGCTTATCGGTTATTTATTCTCTAAATTCGATTTCATCGGCATTGGGCATGCGTACTGGATTTTAATTACCGTGCTTGCCATTATGCGGCCCGCCTACTCCACTACCAAACACCGAAACCTCCTGCGGCTTTACGGCACGGTTGCGGGTGCGGTGATCGCCTATATTTTTCTGTTCGGGATTACTAGCCCAGCGGTCCTTTTCGCAATATTGTTGCTGAGTATGATTTTGTGTTTCAGTTTTTTAAAGGCGAATTACTTTTGGGCAGTTTTATTTATGACAATCTATATCTTCCTGACTTTTAATTTTTTGAAGCCGGGGAACGTGAATTTAATTTTTAAAGACCGAATTTTAGATACCGTTATCGGCGGAATTGTGGCGTTCGGCGTTTCTTATTTTATTTTACCGGTTTGGGAACATACTCAGAACCTGGAGTTGATGAAAAAAGCCGCGAAAAGCAACCTGGAATATTTCAAAGCTGTGATGGATTTTTTTAAGAATCACAACAGAATTTTAGAGGAATACAAACTCAAACGAAAAAATGCAGTTATCAATTTGGCAAACCTTTCCGACAATTTTCAACGCATGATCTCCGACCCGAAAAATCAGCAGAAAAAAATGGAACACATTCACCAGTTTGTGAATACTTCGCATCTGATTACCGCATATATCGCCTCATTCTCCCAATATTCGAGATCTGCTGCCGATTATCCCGAAATTGATTTTAAAAGCTGGAACCGCAAAATTTTTGCGGAATTAACGAGAACGAGTTTAATTTTGGACCAGAAAGAATTTAACCAACAAATAGCGGACGAAAGCGCCCTGCATCCGGAAGATTCTGTAGAAAAACTCCTAGAGATCCGCAGAAACGAGCTTGTGGAAAACGAAATATCAAACCGGCGCGATCCGAACAGGGTTACGCATTTAACGGAATTGATGAATCTTCAGGAAATTTTGGAATTGATTTACGATGCGGCCAAAGAACAGCGAAAAGTGGTCGAAAAATTAGCACCCGAAATTCAGTCGACAATCGTGATGCAGTAA
- the ahcY gene encoding adenosylhomocysteinase — METTTQYVPYKVKDISLAEWGRKEITLAEAEMPGLISIREEYGPSQPLKGARIAGCLHMTIQTAVLIETLVALGADVTWSSCNIFSTQDHAAAAIAAAGIPVYAWKGMNEDEFEWCIEQTVFFGEDRKPLNLILDDGGDLTNLVFDKYPELTKDIKGLSEETTTGVHRLYERMANGTLVMPAINVNDSVTKSKFDNKYGCRESAVDAVRRATDLMLAGKRVVVCGYGDVGKGTAASFKGAGSIVTVTEIDPICALQAAMDGFEVKKLSTVVENADIIITTTGNFNIVKGEDFKRMKDKAVVCNIGHFDNELDMAWLNENYGATKYEVKPQVDVYNIDGKEIIILAEGRLVNLGCATGHPSFVMSNSFTNQTLAQIELWTNSAAYGNEVYMLPKHLDEKVAYLHLAKLGVELETLSEEQAKYIGVEVQGPYKPEYYRY, encoded by the coding sequence ATGGAAACAACTACACAATACGTTCCTTATAAAGTTAAGGATATTTCTCTGGCAGAATGGGGAAGAAAAGAAATTACTTTAGCAGAAGCAGAAATGCCGGGTTTAATATCGATTCGGGAAGAATACGGTCCGTCTCAACCTTTGAAAGGAGCGAGAATTGCGGGTTGTCTTCACATGACGATTCAGACTGCCGTTCTCATTGAAACTTTGGTGGCTTTGGGTGCCGATGTTACGTGGTCTTCCTGTAATATTTTCTCTACACAAGACCATGCCGCAGCAGCAATTGCAGCTGCAGGAATTCCTGTCTACGCGTGGAAAGGAATGAATGAAGATGAATTTGAATGGTGTATTGAACAGACTGTATTTTTTGGCGAAGACAGAAAACCGTTGAACCTCATCCTGGATGATGGTGGCGATTTAACCAATCTCGTTTTCGATAAATATCCGGAATTGACTAAAGACATTAAGGGTCTTTCGGAAGAAACGACGACAGGCGTTCACCGTCTCTATGAAAGAATGGCAAACGGAACCTTGGTAATGCCGGCAATCAATGTAAATGATTCGGTAACAAAATCAAAATTCGACAACAAATATGGTTGTAGAGAGTCTGCAGTAGATGCAGTGCGTCGGGCAACAGATCTAATGTTGGCCGGTAAAAGAGTTGTAGTTTGTGGCTACGGTGATGTAGGTAAAGGAACTGCAGCTTCTTTCAAAGGAGCCGGATCTATTGTAACGGTAACCGAAATCGACCCGATTTGTGCATTGCAGGCCGCAATGGACGGTTTTGAAGTTAAAAAATTAAGTACGGTAGTGGAAAATGCAGATATTATTATTACCACAACCGGAAACTTCAATATCGTTAAAGGTGAAGATTTCAAAAGAATGAAAGATAAAGCTGTTGTCTGTAACATAGGTCACTTCGATAATGAACTCGATATGGCGTGGTTAAACGAAAATTACGGCGCTACCAAATATGAGGTGAAACCGCAGGTTGACGTTTATAATATCGATGGAAAAGAAATCATCATTTTGGCAGAAGGCCGTTTGGTAAATTTAGGTTGTGCAACAGGACACCCAAGTTTTGTAATGAGTAATTCATTTACCAACCAAACGCTTGCGCAGATTGAATTGTGGACGAATTCCGCAGCTTACGGAAATGAAGTTTATATGTTGCCAAAACATTTAGATGAAAAAGTAGCTTATTTGCACCTTGCAAAGTTAGGGGTAGAATTAGAAACTTTATCAGAAGAACAAGCTAAATATATTGGTGTTGAAGTTCAAGGACCTTACAAACCGGAATATTACAGATATTAA
- a CDS encoding 4'-phosphopantetheinyl transferase superfamily protein, which produces MPLYRDFSNDTATILLWKYDEQEELDPSKLLEKENFDKIKDYHPTKVKELLLVRKILKSVLPHHQILYKEREPYLSPQDFEISVTHSFPYAALAISKNKIGIDIEPFNDKIVRIQHKFLDEKESAFIEKEHEVAYLTIIWSLKESLYKIHHSNYWSLKKHYEVKPFRLDFPFDIKCRVHDEKVSDLFSARVAFFENYCITIVD; this is translated from the coding sequence ATGCCACTTTACAGAGATTTTTCTAATGACACCGCCACTATTCTTCTTTGGAAATATGATGAGCAGGAAGAACTTGACCCTTCAAAACTCCTGGAAAAAGAAAACTTCGACAAAATTAAAGACTATCATCCCACAAAAGTGAAAGAATTGCTTTTGGTCCGAAAAATTTTAAAATCTGTTTTGCCCCATCACCAAATTCTGTACAAAGAGAGGGAGCCGTATCTTTCTCCGCAGGATTTCGAAATTTCGGTAACGCATTCGTTTCCGTACGCGGCACTGGCGATCTCAAAAAATAAAATTGGTATAGATATAGAACCTTTTAATGATAAAATTGTAAGAATTCAACATAAATTTTTAGACGAAAAGGAAAGTGCTTTTATTGAGAAAGAGCATGAAGTTGCTTATCTAACGATTATTTGGTCGCTGAAGGAAAGTCTCTATAAAATTCATCACTCGAATTACTGGTCGCTGAAAAAACATTATGAGGTTAAGCCTTTTCGTTTGGATTTTCCCTTCGATATTAAATGCAGGGTTCACGATGAAAAAGTTTCAGATTTATTCAGCGCCCGAGTAGCCTTTTTTGAAAATTACTGCATCACGATTGTCGACTGA
- the porV gene encoding type IX secretion system outer membrane channel protein PorV: MTLTKKLFLGLGLGISMAAYSQIQPVLTGAPFLRISPDARAGGMGDQGVATTTDAFSQFWNAAKYPFSKTTSAIGVNYTPYMGKLTNDVFLLYGAYHQFLGDEERATISASIYYFNMGAVDLTDYVGNEVVQLGTAKPNEFSIDVAYGLKLTDTYSMAVTGRFIRSDLSGGFNSDNTLQAANSFAVDVSGYFMSPKHTSINDFEGRARGGFAIQNLGPRLDYTGDDESRSYLPTMARLGAGYDLFIDDLNRVGLNFEASKILVPGPDNTGNVPNVGVLEGIGKSFSNKKSTMLSGAVEYEYDNAFALRGGYFHESEEQGARQYATVGVGLKYQSFGLDMSYLINTSKVNSALDNTLRFGLTWNIGEESSNAQDY; the protein is encoded by the coding sequence ATGACATTGACGAAAAAACTATTTTTAGGATTAGGATTAGGAATAAGTATGGCCGCTTATTCACAAATTCAGCCCGTTCTTACCGGTGCTCCTTTTCTAAGAATTTCCCCCGATGCCCGAGCCGGAGGAATGGGAGATCAAGGGGTCGCCACCACTACAGACGCTTTTTCTCAGTTCTGGAATGCCGCTAAATATCCCTTCAGCAAAACAACTTCGGCAATTGGAGTTAATTACACGCCATACATGGGTAAATTAACAAATGACGTGTTTTTGCTTTACGGTGCTTACCACCAATTTTTGGGCGACGAAGAAAGGGCTACCATCTCCGCAAGTATCTATTATTTCAATATGGGAGCGGTGGATCTTACCGACTATGTGGGCAATGAAGTGGTACAGTTAGGAACTGCCAAACCCAATGAATTTTCCATCGATGTTGCCTACGGTTTAAAACTTACAGATACCTATTCCATGGCGGTTACAGGTAGATTTATCCGTTCAGATTTATCCGGTGGATTTAACTCCGACAACACTTTGCAGGCTGCGAACTCTTTTGCAGTTGATGTTTCAGGATATTTCATGTCTCCAAAACACACCAGCATCAACGATTTTGAAGGACGCGCGCGAGGTGGTTTTGCCATTCAGAATTTAGGACCGAGACTCGATTATACCGGCGATGATGAATCCAGATCTTATCTTCCGACCATGGCGAGATTAGGTGCAGGTTACGATTTGTTTATCGATGATTTAAACCGTGTAGGATTAAATTTCGAAGCGTCCAAAATTTTGGTTCCGGGTCCCGATAATACGGGGAATGTTCCGAATGTTGGCGTTCTGGAAGGAATCGGAAAATCATTCAGCAATAAAAAAAGTACCATGTTAAGTGGCGCCGTTGAATACGAATACGATAATGCGTTTGCTTTAAGAGGAGGTTATTTCCACGAAAGTGAAGAGCAGGGAGCCAGACAATACGCAACGGTAGGTGTCGGTTTAAAATACCAGTCTTTCGGGTTGGATATGTCTTATCTGATTAACACCTCCAAAGTAAATAGCGCCCTTGATAACACCTTGAGATTTGGTTTAACCTGGAATATTGGCGAAGAATCTTCCAACGCACAGGATTATTAA
- the porU gene encoding type IX secretion system sortase PorU — protein MKRILTLVLISLFSTCISSQTINIQWEGSKIIDFGNYKTTVPSFKNDGFAFEDGSVYFRNTAKNSGTTQQISNVVWERVTNKEIFDVDASSIPTEEKSEISYYTNPYTQEKTTNIRVSALKFEKQNIYRLVSFTIMSAGKSPVSTPINGKVGSTENPLKSGTFYKIKVDKSGVFKVTAKFLRDNGINPSNVNPKNFRIYGNGGLMLPEHNLDTRYSALQEDAIQLVGEDDGVWNDDDYALFYAQGPNGYNLYNTGGVNGSGNRRIETRTERSANFINIYDDFAYYFINFDVGPGKRIQESDEAANGTIINRYDEYQFINEEKFNLMKIGRIWTGDSFSDSKSVSFTTKSPIQPTDVIRYRSRVVAYQSNGNKVTINLNNANPITTSIPSDNKKEYVPVSYPANNNNNTVTNLQGNTLTFNYVPITSGNPNGKFYFDYAEVQYKEDLKFNNGQMNFRSYGIAEGSGNTYTFSMSDATAVEQIWEVSDVTNATRKVNKSGSSSVFAFGYTANNNTFVNEFVAFKSSEAFAPTFVGKIENQDLSGLQNIDYLMITVPQMMGNAQRLANFYKDKYNVAVVDVNKIYNEFSSGGKDITAIRDFATRLNTPKGKLKYVFILGDTSYDYKGKNNPGSDIIPSFESEESGDYSTSFVSDDYFVMTAPQAASAISLSQTLPDLPIGRLPAANVSEAKLLIDKALAYNNALPGQSSPFGEWRMKLDFVVDDDADNVSFSNGVRVGFPFHETMNQAIATSFEIGTERNEYNVRKLYLDAFTAQTSAGGQRYPQVNQAIANDVGNSLYLFYFGHGGINGWAQERVLTIDEIQNFNNFNNVYSRFPLISTITCEFTLWDDPATFSAGEQVIKSKQGGAAMMLTSSRAIGVGYGEDFTKIFTRHVFDLVDDDFINFGDAFLKAKAEKGPFADHLKVNLLGDPATKLSRPRRNLVVDNVVSPVPGQLRALDFVEVKGHINKSDGTLDENFNGRVAVNIFDKRLTKKTLNNDNEPKLNPVLTYTEENGPIVKSSGQAVNGVFNVEFYVPKDINYEIGDGRILVYADNKVTDVFNNQLQKVGGINPDGINDNTPPTVKLYMNNTNFADGGITDQNPLLLACVTDDKGINSTGSGIGHDITVVLDGKIIDTTVLNDFYFSGDGNGCSSAGLKDYQKGNVNYPFRNLAPGAHQLTFKVWDINNNSTTETLNFVVKDESDQNLIVNKLLNWPNPFTNKTYVQFEHNCDDTLDVNVQIYTITGKLVKTISTMVTAEPFFQGFRTPRTAIEWDGKDDFGDAVGKGTYIFKIFARSQNQDKCKGSATAVEKMVLLK, from the coding sequence ATGAAACGCATCTTAACCCTTGTCCTCATCAGTTTATTTTCTACCTGCATTTCTTCGCAAACCATTAACATCCAATGGGAAGGCAGCAAAATTATTGATTTTGGAAACTATAAAACAACCGTCCCTTCCTTTAAAAACGACGGTTTTGCTTTTGAAGACGGATCGGTTTACTTTCGGAACACCGCAAAAAATTCGGGGACCACTCAACAAATATCAAACGTGGTTTGGGAAAGAGTTACTAACAAAGAAATTTTTGATGTTGATGCCTCCAGCATTCCCACGGAGGAAAAATCCGAGATCAGCTATTATACGAATCCTTACACGCAGGAAAAGACGACCAATATAAGGGTGTCTGCATTAAAATTTGAAAAGCAGAACATTTACAGATTGGTCTCTTTCACCATCATGAGCGCGGGAAAATCTCCGGTTTCAACGCCCATCAACGGAAAGGTCGGAAGCACGGAAAATCCCTTGAAATCAGGTACTTTTTATAAAATTAAAGTCGACAAAAGCGGCGTTTTTAAAGTTACTGCCAAATTCTTACGCGATAACGGCATTAATCCTTCGAACGTGAACCCGAAAAACTTCAGAATTTATGGCAATGGCGGCTTAATGTTACCCGAGCACAACTTAGATACGAGGTATTCTGCGCTTCAGGAGGATGCCATTCAGTTGGTGGGCGAAGACGACGGTGTTTGGAATGACGATGACTACGCTTTATTTTATGCACAGGGGCCGAACGGCTACAATCTATATAATACTGGAGGCGTAAACGGAAGCGGTAACAGAAGAATTGAGACACGAACAGAAAGATCTGCTAATTTCATCAATATATATGATGATTTTGCGTACTACTTCATCAACTTTGATGTCGGTCCGGGCAAAAGAATTCAGGAGAGTGATGAAGCAGCGAATGGTACGATCATCAATCGGTACGACGAATATCAGTTTATAAATGAAGAGAAATTCAATCTAATGAAGATTGGCAGAATTTGGACGGGCGACTCCTTTTCCGATTCGAAATCAGTTTCTTTCACTACAAAATCTCCAATTCAACCAACAGACGTAATTCGGTACCGGTCACGGGTGGTCGCTTACCAATCCAATGGAAACAAGGTCACCATTAATCTGAACAATGCCAATCCCATAACGACTTCAATCCCTTCCGATAATAAAAAGGAATATGTACCGGTAAGTTATCCCGCCAATAATAACAATAATACCGTTACGAACCTACAGGGCAATACACTGACTTTCAACTACGTGCCCATCACAAGTGGTAACCCGAACGGCAAATTTTATTTCGACTATGCCGAAGTTCAATATAAAGAGGATTTAAAGTTCAATAACGGCCAAATGAATTTCCGCAGTTACGGAATCGCGGAAGGAAGCGGAAACACGTACACCTTTAGCATGTCCGATGCCACCGCAGTGGAGCAGATTTGGGAAGTTTCGGATGTCACCAATGCTACCAGAAAAGTAAACAAATCAGGCTCAAGCTCAGTATTTGCGTTTGGGTATACGGCCAACAACAATACTTTTGTTAACGAATTTGTAGCCTTTAAAAGCAGTGAAGCCTTTGCCCCGACATTCGTGGGAAAAATTGAAAATCAGGATTTATCCGGCCTCCAAAATATTGACTATTTGATGATCACCGTTCCGCAGATGATGGGAAATGCACAGCGACTCGCCAACTTCTATAAGGACAAGTACAATGTTGCGGTTGTAGATGTAAATAAAATCTATAATGAGTTCAGCAGCGGCGGTAAAGATATTACCGCAATCCGGGATTTTGCGACCAGGCTTAACACGCCCAAGGGAAAGCTCAAATATGTTTTCATCCTTGGCGATACATCTTATGATTATAAAGGTAAAAATAATCCCGGGTCCGACATTATTCCCTCCTTTGAAAGTGAAGAAAGCGGCGACTACTCCACTTCCTTCGTGAGCGATGATTATTTTGTGATGACCGCACCACAGGCAGCAAGTGCCATCAGTCTTTCACAGACTCTTCCCGATCTGCCCATTGGCAGACTGCCTGCGGCGAATGTTTCCGAGGCAAAACTTCTTATCGATAAAGCGCTGGCCTACAATAATGCACTTCCCGGCCAATCCTCTCCTTTTGGAGAATGGCGCATGAAACTGGATTTTGTGGTTGATGATGATGCCGATAATGTATCTTTCTCTAATGGTGTCCGTGTAGGTTTTCCTTTCCACGAAACAATGAACCAGGCCATCGCGACCTCTTTTGAAATTGGAACAGAGAGGAACGAGTACAATGTTCGAAAGCTTTACCTCGATGCTTTTACCGCACAAACTTCCGCGGGGGGCCAACGTTACCCACAGGTGAACCAGGCCATCGCCAATGATGTTGGGAACAGTTTGTATTTATTTTATTTCGGGCACGGCGGTATTAACGGCTGGGCGCAGGAGCGTGTTTTAACCATCGATGAAATTCAGAATTTTAATAATTTTAATAACGTCTATTCCCGCTTTCCTCTCATTTCTACCATTACGTGCGAATTTACCCTGTGGGACGATCCTGCAACGTTTTCCGCCGGCGAACAGGTTATAAAATCGAAGCAGGGCGGTGCTGCGATGATGCTGACGTCCAGCCGGGCAATCGGGGTGGGCTACGGCGAAGATTTTACCAAAATTTTTACGCGCCACGTTTTTGATTTGGTTGACGACGACTTCATCAACTTTGGCGATGCATTTTTGAAAGCTAAAGCAGAAAAAGGTCCGTTTGCCGACCATTTAAAGGTGAACTTATTGGGAGATCCCGCGACTAAACTGAGCCGACCAAGAAGAAATCTTGTCGTCGATAATGTGGTGTCGCCTGTGCCCGGTCAGTTGCGTGCACTGGATTTTGTAGAAGTTAAAGGGCACATCAACAAGTCCGACGGTACTCTTGACGAAAATTTCAACGGAAGAGTTGCCGTTAATATTTTTGACAAACGCCTCACCAAGAAAACCCTGAATAACGATAACGAGCCCAAATTAAATCCCGTGCTTACTTATACCGAAGAAAACGGACCTATCGTAAAATCTTCCGGACAAGCCGTGAATGGGGTTTTCAACGTTGAATTTTATGTTCCAAAAGATATCAACTACGAAATAGGTGACGGCCGTATACTGGTTTATGCCGATAACAAAGTGACAGATGTTTTCAACAATCAACTTCAAAAAGTGGGCGGCATCAACCCCGATGGCATCAACGACAACACGCCACCGACCGTAAAGCTGTACATGAATAACACCAATTTTGCCGATGGCGGCATCACCGATCAAAACCCTTTGCTTTTGGCCTGTGTAACCGATGATAAGGGAATTAACTCCACAGGTTCCGGTATCGGCCATGATATTACGGTTGTTTTGGACGGTAAAATTATCGATACCACGGTTTTGAACGACTTTTACTTCTCGGGCGACGGCAACGGATGTTCAAGTGCAGGTTTAAAAGATTATCAGAAAGGAAACGTCAATTATCCCTTCCGTAACTTAGCACCGGGCGCTCACCAGCTTACCTTTAAAGTTTGGGACATCAACAATAATTCGACAACAGAAACGTTAAACTTTGTAGTTAAGGACGAAAGTGATCAAAATTTAATCGTTAATAAATTGTTAAATTGGCCCAATCCTTTTACCAATAAGACTTACGTTCAGTTTGAACATAATTGCGACGATACTTTAGACGTGAATGTTCAAATTTACACCATCACCGGGAAACTGGTAAAAACGATCAGCACAATGGTGACCGCTGAACCCTTCTTCCAGGGATTCAGAACACCAAGAACGGCAATTGAATGGGATGGAAAAGATGATTTTGGCGACGCAGTGGGCAAAGGGACCTATATTTTTAAAATATTCGCAAGAAGCCAAAATCAGGACAAGTGCAAAGGAAGCGCAACAGCAGTAGAAAAAATGGTACTATTAAAATAA